In a genomic window of Larus michahellis chromosome 3, bLarMic1.1, whole genome shotgun sequence:
- the LOC141740154 gene encoding ostricacin-2-like, protein MRILYLLFPFFLLLVQGAAGSSLAPGNKKECQRQKGFCGFLNCPFPFIVNGKCSRFFFCCKK, encoded by the exons ATGCGGATCCTGTACCTGCTCTTCCCATTCTTCCTTCTCTTGgtccagggtgctgcag GGTCCTCCCTGGCTCCAGGAAATAAGAAAGAATGTCAACGACAAAAAGGCTTCTGTGGATTTCTGAACTGCCCTTTCCCCTTTATCGTCAATGGGAAATGTTcaaggtttttcttttgctgcaaaAAGTAA